The following coding sequences lie in one Arachis ipaensis cultivar K30076 chromosome B03, Araip1.1, whole genome shotgun sequence genomic window:
- the LOC107633818 gene encoding uncharacterized protein LOC107633818, which produces MKFEEEIKKIDDMVGDDVYDGIVEARRRALVVCCEKWYVRKELHWKQMSLSRHAMDIDKNTRYFHNLASARRRNNRIDALLINGRSIRNQARIKIATWDFYKNLYRQEESPLVGFRDGLVEMIGEEDASALEVQPTLEELLADVNLTWVALALKFTGAKEIKDLRPINMVNCVYKVVSKMLVRRMQAIMPSLVGETQSAFVKGRKIHDGALIACETIQWIKLRKKEAVIIKLASRKHITESSGALCTLCCKRWVLDEDGGVGLCSV; this is translated from the exons atgaagtttgaggaagagattaaGAAGATTGATGACATGGTGGGTGATGATGTTTATGATGGAATAGTGGAGGCAAGAAGAAGGGCGCTTGTGGTTTGCTGTGAGAAATGGTATGTAAGGAAGGAactacattggaagcagatgtcgctCTCTAGACATGCAATGGACATTGATAAGAACACAAGATACTTCCACAACTTAGCTTCTGCGAGAAGGAGAAACAATAGGATTGATGCGCTACTCATTAATGGAAGATCGATAAGAAATCAAGCTAGAATTAAAATTGCGACTTGGGACTTTTATAAGAACTTGTATCGTCAGGAGGAGTCTCCTTTGGTGGGGTTCAGGGACGGTCTAGTGGAAATGATTGGTGAAGAGGATGCTTCGGCTTTGGAGGTGCAACCAACTCTTGAAGAG TTACTGGCGGATGTTAATCTCACTTGGGTGGCGCTGGCCCTTAAATTTACTGGTGCAAAGGAAATAAAAGATCTAAGGCCGATCAACATGGTAAATTGTGTGTATAAAGTCGTTTCGAAAATGCTGGTTAGGAGGATGCAAGCAATAATGCCATCGCTAGTAGGTGAGACACAGAGTGCTTTTGTCAAGGGGCGAAAGATTCATGACGGGGCTCTTATCGCATGCGAAACTATTCAATGGATTAAATTGAGGAAGAAGGAAGCGGTGATAATAAAGCTAGCTTCCAGAAAGCATATAACAGAGTCAAGTGGAGCATTGTGCACCTTGTGTTGCAAAAGATGGGTTTTGGACGAAGATGGAGGAGTTGGGTTATGTAGTGTGTAA